The Epilithonimonas zeae genome contains a region encoding:
- a CDS encoding GLPGLI family protein, whose product MKLYTFLLLIFLTNLSKAQTHRFIYEYKFKPDSSSTNYRNVNMALDINPTDVKFYDYESVLNDSINKKGGRNYNWTGSPVITRKKNSYQNTNYEMMMDYFSYQTSDKMDWKLKNETKTSGQYTLQKATTDFGGREWTAWFCKDINISEGPYKFRGLPGLIFELNDNNDNFIFKLVRSQKLEKTYDTSDFLESFGGKKPLNLKITDMHKMMLQFYNDPMKELREKFDDVPPGTFQVGGTKITSKDQFKEMAKVMQNHILKSYNPLDLTTAVIYPKNN is encoded by the coding sequence ATGAAACTCTATACTTTTTTACTTTTGATATTCCTCACCAATCTATCAAAAGCACAAACGCATCGTTTTATTTACGAGTACAAATTCAAACCTGACTCCTCTTCTACCAATTACAGAAACGTGAATATGGCTCTGGACATCAATCCAACCGATGTAAAGTTCTATGATTATGAAAGTGTTTTGAATGATTCTATCAACAAAAAAGGGGGACGAAATTACAACTGGACCGGATCACCTGTCATCACAAGAAAGAAAAATTCTTATCAAAACACCAATTACGAGATGATGATGGACTATTTTTCTTACCAAACCTCAGACAAAATGGATTGGAAACTTAAAAACGAAACAAAAACTTCCGGGCAATATACTTTGCAAAAAGCAACTACGGATTTTGGAGGAAGAGAATGGACTGCCTGGTTTTGTAAGGATATTAATATTTCAGAAGGGCCTTATAAATTCCGAGGTTTACCTGGATTAATATTTGAGTTGAATGATAACAATGATAATTTCATTTTCAAGTTAGTTAGAAGTCAAAAACTAGAAAAAACCTATGATACATCAGACTTTTTGGAAAGTTTTGGAGGGAAAAAACCGCTGAATCTGAAAATTACTGATATGCACAAAATGATGCTACAGTTTTACAATGATCCAATGAAAGAACTGAGAGAGAAATTCGATGATGTACCACCAGGAACGTTCCAAGTTGGAGGCACTAAAATTACCAGCAAAGACCAATTCAAAGAAATGGCAAAAGTGATGCAAAATCATATTTTGAAAAGTTACAATCCTTTAGATTTGACCACAGCTGTAATTTATCCTAAAAATAATTAA